One window of the Chlorogloeopsis sp. ULAP01 genome contains the following:
- a CDS encoding CheR family methyltransferase, with translation MTTSDENPDFEALLHYLKQNCGCDLTGNKRDSLMRRFQRRMQQLGIENYISYLQYLKADPQECTPLLNTVLINFSGFFRDRDAWDYLANQIIPQIITTKQPQERIRVWSAGCASGEEVYTLVMLLAEILGIEQYLQRVQMFATDVDKDALKQAWQGSYKNNEVAGIPSQLLSKYFEQTEQGYVFCSQLRRSIIFGRHNLAVDAPMSKIDLLVCRNVLIYFQRETQASIFVRFHFVLTDKGFLFLGNSESLTNQKQIFIPVSLKHRIFTKSKDQKLGLNEHLLLLPQTCDKKAVNPLDNYIHIWQKTFEISPLAQIVVDRSGSLLLVNERAFDLFRLQNNDIGAPVRDLEIGQVVNPLTLLRQLNHDRRPFSLKNIKWVTDNGTTYLDIHITPISYSSGKLLGTNLTFIDATQYMYLKGEVERLNSTLARVTQELQLTREMLHSKL, from the coding sequence ATGACTACATCAGATGAGAACCCAGATTTTGAAGCTTTGTTGCATTATCTGAAGCAAAACTGTGGTTGCGATCTGACAGGTAATAAACGTGATTCTTTGATGCGTCGGTTCCAACGCCGAATGCAACAGTTAGGAATAGAGAACTATATAAGCTACTTGCAATACCTAAAGGCTGATCCCCAAGAGTGCACTCCCCTGCTTAATACAGTATTGATCAATTTCTCTGGCTTTTTTCGCGATCGCGATGCTTGGGATTATTTAGCCAATCAAATCATTCCTCAAATCATCACAACCAAGCAGCCGCAGGAACGAATCAGAGTTTGGAGTGCTGGTTGTGCTTCTGGAGAAGAAGTTTATACACTTGTAATGTTGCTAGCAGAGATTTTAGGCATCGAGCAATATTTGCAAAGAGTGCAAATGTTCGCTACGGATGTAGATAAAGATGCACTCAAGCAAGCATGGCAAGGTAGTTATAAAAACAATGAGGTAGCAGGCATTCCAAGTCAGCTACTGTCTAAGTACTTTGAGCAAACCGAGCAGGGCTACGTTTTTTGTTCTCAACTGCGTCGCTCAATTATATTTGGTCGCCATAACTTGGCTGTTGATGCGCCCATGTCTAAAATTGACCTGCTTGTGTGCCGCAATGTGCTAATATATTTTCAACGCGAGACTCAAGCAAGTATTTTTGTTCGCTTTCATTTTGTATTAACAGATAAAGGCTTTCTGTTTTTGGGCAACTCAGAAAGCTTGACTAACCAAAAACAAATTTTCATCCCTGTCAGTCTCAAGCATCGTATTTTTACTAAAAGTAAAGACCAAAAGCTCGGTTTAAATGAGCACTTACTGCTCCTACCCCAGACTTGCGACAAGAAAGCAGTTAATCCTTTAGATAATTACATTCATATTTGGCAAAAAACCTTTGAGATAAGTCCTTTAGCACAGATAGTAGTGGATAGAAGTGGCTCTCTGTTATTGGTAAACGAACGGGCTTTTGACCTGTTTAGGTTACAAAATAATGATATAGGTGCGCCTGTGCGAGATCTAGAGATAGGGCAAGTTGTAAATCCATTGACTTTGCTCAGGCAGTTAAATCACGATCGCCGCCCGTTCAGCCTCAAAAATATAAAGTGGGTAACTGATAATGGCACAACTTATCTAGACATCCACATCACACCAATATCATATTCGAGTGGTAAGCTCTTAGGCACAAACCTCACTTTTATTGATGCCACACAGTATATGTACCTCAAGGGCGAAGTTGAACGCTTAAATTCAACTCTTGCAAGGGTAACTCAGGAACTACAGTTAACAAGAGAAATGCTACATTCTAAACTCTAG
- the metK gene encoding methionine adenosyltransferase, with translation MKKDFMFSSESVTEGHPDKLCDQISDAIVDKFLQKDPYSRVIAECAVATAIVFIAARFESDAIVDFTKTARQVIKQVGYDEPDFNAKTCSIVTSVKELLSHDYRYWDAKRLSDDEMELIPVKDQVTVFGFACNQTPAFIPLPIWLAHQLARRLTAVRQEKILPYIRPDGKTQVGIEYRDRKPYRIHSISILASHNQQSESNFGNVNKLQEEIKEIIIDYVLKDNECKPDDKTRILIDFDEPFSIGGPSVHSGLTGRKNAIDTYGGYSRHSGAALSGKDPTRIDRVGAYAARYAAKNVVAAGLAEECEVQLTYSIGVARPVSIQVETFGTGKISDEEITKLLEKHFDFRLAGIIKKFNLRLLPTIVKGGFYRKLAVYGHVGRLDLGIIPWEETDMVAALLG, from the coding sequence ATGAAAAAAGATTTCATGTTTAGCTCTGAGTCTGTCACTGAAGGGCATCCGGATAAACTTTGTGACCAAATTAGTGATGCAATTGTAGATAAATTCCTCCAGAAAGATCCTTATTCTAGAGTCATTGCTGAATGTGCTGTTGCTACGGCAATTGTTTTCATTGCTGCTAGATTTGAATCTGATGCAATCGTAGATTTTACGAAAACAGCTAGACAGGTAATTAAACAGGTTGGTTATGATGAACCCGATTTTAATGCTAAAACCTGTAGTATTGTCACTAGTGTGAAAGAATTGCTATCTCATGATTATCGTTATTGGGACGCCAAAAGACTATCAGACGATGAAATGGAGTTAATTCCTGTTAAAGATCAGGTGACAGTCTTTGGTTTTGCTTGCAATCAAACTCCTGCTTTCATACCACTGCCAATTTGGTTGGCACATCAGTTAGCAAGGCGATTAACTGCTGTGCGTCAGGAGAAAATTTTGCCATACATTAGACCAGATGGCAAAACTCAAGTTGGCATTGAATATCGCGATCGCAAGCCTTATAGAATCCACAGTATCTCAATTCTGGCAAGTCACAATCAGCAGTCAGAATCAAATTTTGGCAATGTGAATAAACTCCAAGAGGAGATTAAAGAGATAATCATCGATTATGTCTTAAAAGATAATGAATGTAAGCCTGATGACAAGACTAGAATTTTAATCGATTTTGATGAACCTTTTTCAATTGGTGGCCCTTCCGTACATTCGGGGTTAACTGGCAGGAAAAATGCCATAGATACTTACGGGGGGTATTCACGCCATAGTGGCGCGGCTTTAAGCGGTAAAGATCCGACGCGGATAGATAGAGTTGGTGCTTATGCTGCACGATATGCAGCCAAAAATGTTGTTGCGGCTGGTTTGGCGGAAGAATGTGAAGTGCAGCTAACCTATTCTATCGGAGTTGCCAGACCTGTTAGCATTCAAGTAGAAACCTTTGGCACCGGCAAAATTTCTGATGAAGAAATCACAAAACTCCTGGAAAAGCATTTTGATTTTCGTCTTGCAGGAATTATTAAGAAGTTTAATTTGAGACTACTGCCTACAATTGTCAAAGGTGGGTTTTACAGAAAACTAGCTGTTTACGGACACGTGGGTAGACTGGATTTAGGAATTATACCTTGGGAAGAAACGGATATGGTTGCAGCTTTGTTGGGGTGA
- a CDS encoding HAD-IC family P-type ATPase has translation MKQNCNISCRSKNAIVRTLHTAVQGRARYKINGLQSSEGLKKYLELRLSEHKGITQVSANSITGNVLVYFQPEQTCLTLASLIERLVLEYTKYSQNSIATRTSKKEKRPQKKAKNSSKSIARQEKITTTIDVHAQEIASWHLKESDEVITELKTCKVSGLSSKSATEKLKKYGTNTLPEAVPRSGLSMFVDQFKSLPVGLLAVAAGVSVATGGLVDALVIMGVVVINAAIGYATESNSEKIIRSLKNLVNPTAYVIRDGSIQEISAPEIAIGDILILKPGSYVPADARLIEAHRLSVDESALTGESMPVTKSAAILRGEHVPLGDRKNMVYMGTLVTGGQGIAAVVATGKYTEMGKIQMMVGEATMPETPMEKQLDQAGSQLVVISGAICAFVFGIGLLRGNGVLQMLKSTISLAVAAVPEGLPTVATTTLALGIANMRKHNVLIRRLDAVETLGSIETICMDKTGTITANRMKVVEVCTDSKCIEVSHDKLLLEEQTVNPYEHEQLLKLIHVLVLCNESEVDKEQESDEYVVRGSATENALIDLAITSGVNVTSLRANYPRLKIAHRSQERNYMTTLHLTPDEQKNLIAVKGSPSEVLSLCSAQMKNGQKVPLTDADRLAIENQNEDMAGKALRVLGVAYQLDESEDIHSREDLIWLGIVGMIDPIRNGVKDLMGGFHQAGINTVMITGDQSPTAYAIGKQLNLSKGEQLQILDSTHLNNIEPEVMKGLCDRVHVFARISPANKLQIVQALQSSGKVVAMTGDGINDAPALKAADVGIAMGHTGTDVAREVADVVLEDDNLETMIIAVSHGRTIYNNIRKSVHFLLSTNTSEIMVMLAATTAGIGHPLSAIQLLWLNLITDIFPALALAMEAPEPDVLSQPPRDPNEPIIKSSDFKRIIIESGALSVSALAAYWYGIRRYGIGAQASTIGFMSLTMAQLLHTLSCRSQTHSIFSKEKLPPNKYLNIALGGSFILQILAATMPGLKGLLQITPINLIDAAVIGSSAILPFLVNESRKEVTNKYLQGDNHNFTRLLPGSNDDAVSQTLQVEQQQVEQQTAVAISV, from the coding sequence ATGAAACAAAACTGCAACATCTCCTGTCGCAGCAAGAATGCTATTGTTCGGACATTGCATACTGCTGTTCAAGGGAGGGCTAGGTATAAAATTAATGGGTTGCAAAGTTCGGAAGGACTTAAGAAATACCTAGAGTTGAGGTTGTCGGAACACAAAGGCATAACGCAAGTTAGCGCCAATTCTATCACAGGCAATGTTCTGGTATATTTTCAGCCAGAGCAGACTTGTTTGACGCTGGCTTCGTTAATTGAACGCCTGGTTTTAGAATATACAAAATACAGCCAGAACTCTATAGCCACAAGAACATCAAAAAAAGAAAAAAGACCACAAAAAAAAGCAAAAAATTCCAGCAAATCGATTGCTCGTCAAGAGAAAATAACTACAACTATTGATGTCCATGCGCAAGAAATTGCATCTTGGCATCTAAAAGAGTCTGATGAAGTTATTACTGAGTTAAAAACTTGTAAGGTATCAGGATTATCTAGTAAGTCAGCCACAGAAAAACTGAAAAAATACGGGACGAATACTTTACCGGAAGCAGTTCCTCGTTCCGGGCTAAGTATGTTTGTCGATCAATTTAAGTCATTGCCCGTAGGACTTTTGGCTGTAGCGGCTGGAGTTTCAGTTGCTACTGGTGGCTTGGTTGATGCTCTGGTGATTATGGGAGTTGTGGTTATAAATGCCGCGATTGGTTATGCCACAGAAAGTAATTCCGAGAAGATAATTCGCTCGTTGAAGAATCTGGTTAACCCAACGGCATATGTAATCAGAGATGGCAGCATCCAAGAAATCAGCGCCCCAGAAATTGCGATCGGAGATATTCTTATTCTCAAACCCGGTAGCTATGTACCAGCAGACGCCAGACTAATTGAGGCACACCGCCTGAGTGTAGATGAGTCGGCGCTCACGGGTGAGAGCATGCCTGTAACTAAGAGCGCTGCAATCCTGCGTGGCGAGCATGTTCCCTTAGGCGATCGCAAAAACATGGTTTACATGGGGACATTAGTCACCGGTGGGCAAGGAATTGCCGCAGTGGTGGCAACAGGAAAATACACGGAGATGGGCAAAATTCAAATGATGGTGGGTGAAGCCACCATGCCCGAAACTCCAATGGAAAAACAGCTAGATCAAGCTGGCAGCCAATTGGTAGTAATCTCAGGAGCAATTTGCGCCTTTGTCTTTGGCATCGGATTACTGCGCGGCAACGGTGTACTGCAAATGCTCAAGTCAACCATATCTTTGGCAGTAGCAGCAGTTCCTGAAGGTTTGCCTACAGTTGCCACTACAACTCTTGCTCTCGGCATTGCCAACATGAGGAAGCATAACGTCCTCATCCGCCGTCTGGATGCTGTAGAAACTCTTGGTTCCATCGAAACTATCTGCATGGATAAAACTGGAACCATCACTGCCAATCGCATGAAGGTTGTAGAGGTTTGTACAGACAGCAAATGCATCGAGGTATCTCATGACAAGTTGCTGTTAGAAGAACAGACAGTAAATCCTTATGAACACGAACAGCTCTTAAAACTGATTCATGTCTTAGTACTGTGCAACGAAAGTGAGGTAGATAAAGAACAAGAAAGCGATGAGTATGTTGTCAGAGGTTCTGCAACCGAGAACGCACTCATCGATTTAGCTATCACTTCTGGGGTGAATGTCACCAGTCTCAGGGCAAATTACCCGCGACTGAAAATCGCTCACCGTTCCCAAGAGCGCAACTACATGACAACACTGCACCTTACCCCTGACGAGCAAAAAAACCTCATTGCCGTCAAAGGAAGTCCGTCGGAAGTGTTAAGTCTATGTAGCGCTCAGATGAAGAACGGGCAGAAAGTGCCACTCACAGATGCAGATAGACTCGCCATCGAAAACCAGAACGAAGACATGGCAGGCAAGGCGCTGCGGGTGCTGGGAGTTGCTTACCAATTAGATGAATCAGAAGATATCCATTCTCGTGAAGATTTGATTTGGTTGGGAATAGTCGGCATGATCGATCCGATCAGAAATGGTGTGAAAGACTTGATGGGAGGTTTCCATCAAGCTGGCATCAATACGGTAATGATCACTGGCGATCAAAGCCCAACTGCCTATGCGATCGGCAAGCAATTGAATTTGAGCAAGGGCGAGCAACTGCAAATCCTTGATTCCACCCACCTCAACAACATTGAGCCAGAGGTGATGAAGGGACTATGCGATCGCGTTCATGTCTTTGCTCGGATTAGCCCTGCCAACAAATTGCAAATTGTCCAAGCCCTACAAAGTAGTGGCAAAGTTGTGGCAATGACAGGCGATGGCATTAATGATGCCCCTGCCTTAAAAGCTGCTGATGTCGGCATTGCCATGGGGCATACCGGCACAGATGTTGCACGTGAAGTTGCAGACGTGGTACTGGAAGATGACAACCTCGAAACCATGATTATTGCCGTCAGCCACGGACGGACAATCTATAACAACATCAGAAAATCTGTTCACTTCCTGCTGTCTACCAACACCAGCGAAATCATGGTGATGCTGGCAGCGACAACAGCCGGTATCGGGCATCCTCTGTCAGCCATACAGCTACTGTGGCTGAACTTAATTACAGATATTTTCCCAGCGCTGGCTTTGGCAATGGAAGCACCGGAACCAGATGTACTGAGTCAGCCACCCCGCGATCCGAATGAACCGATTATCAAGAGTTCTGACTTTAAGAGAATCATCATTGAGTCAGGGGCATTATCTGTCAGTGCTTTAGCAGCCTATTGGTACGGCATTAGACGTTACGGTATTGGGGCGCAGGCAAGTACCATCGGCTTCATGAGCTTGACAATGGCACAACTGCTGCACACCCTCAGCTGTCGATCGCAGACACACAGCATATTCAGCAAGGAGAAATTGCCGCCTAACAAATACTTGAATATTGCCCTGGGTGGCTCCTTTATCCTCCAGATCCTAGCTGCAACTATGCCAGGGCTGAAAGGCTTACTGCAAATCACACCAATCAATCTCATTGATGCTGCGGTAATTGGTAGTAGTGCTATACTTCCATTCTTAGTGAATGAAAGCAGAAAAGAAGTAACCAATAAGTATTTGCAAGGAGATAATCACAACTTCACTCGTTTACTTCCTGGCAGCAACGACGATGCTGTGAGCCAAACTTTGCAGGTAGAACAGCAACAAGTAGAACAACAAACTGCTGTTGCAATCTCTGTCTAA
- a CDS encoding glycoside hydrolase family 10 protein — MRDSKRSKKHNIAFFVLVIALSVAATVLLSFPLQAQNIPSRSPTSELRGVWLTNIDSNVLFESDRLKSAVQRLKQMNFNVVYPTVWNWGWTLYPSKVAQRVMGRSLDPEPGLQGRDMLKEVIKVGHQQGLKVIPWFEFGFMAPADSQLAKRYPQWLSQRSNGTRIVKEGIHDRVWLSPFRPDVQEFIQNLIVEIVRNYDIDGIQFDDHFGLPSELGYDAYTVALYKKEHRGKAPPKNPQDPEWVRWRANKITDFMKRVFTAIKATKKNCIVSVSPNPQRFSYSFFLADWERWERMGIVEDLIIQVYRDDLKVFTNELQYPEVKAAQRHIPVSIGILTGLKRKYVSMDQIEQQVQKVRDRNFAGVSFFFYETLWNLTKEPTQKRQSGFQKLFPTSTAYPNLLVGWKP, encoded by the coding sequence ATGCGAGATAGTAAGCGAAGCAAAAAACATAACATAGCTTTCTTCGTTCTGGTGATAGCTCTCTCAGTAGCAGCAACGGTATTATTATCTTTTCCTCTACAAGCTCAAAATATTCCTTCGCGATCGCCAACCTCGGAGTTACGGGGAGTATGGTTAACCAATATTGATAGCAATGTGTTGTTTGAGAGCGATCGCCTCAAAAGTGCCGTGCAACGTCTTAAGCAGATGAACTTTAACGTTGTCTATCCTACTGTGTGGAATTGGGGCTGGACACTCTATCCTAGCAAAGTTGCACAAAGAGTAATGGGGCGATCGCTTGATCCAGAACCAGGATTGCAAGGGCGAGACATGCTCAAAGAGGTGATTAAAGTAGGGCATCAACAAGGCTTAAAAGTCATTCCCTGGTTTGAATTTGGCTTTATGGCTCCTGCCGACTCTCAATTGGCAAAACGTTATCCGCAATGGCTATCCCAGCGCAGTAACGGAACTCGCATTGTCAAAGAAGGCATTCATGACAGAGTTTGGCTTAGTCCTTTTCGTCCGGATGTGCAAGAATTTATTCAAAATTTAATTGTCGAAATAGTTAGAAACTACGACATCGACGGCATTCAATTTGATGATCATTTCGGCTTACCCTCAGAATTGGGATATGACGCATACACGGTGGCACTTTACAAAAAAGAACACCGTGGTAAAGCCCCACCAAAAAATCCTCAAGATCCAGAATGGGTGAGGTGGCGAGCAAACAAAATCACCGACTTTATGAAGCGGGTATTTACAGCGATCAAAGCCACGAAAAAGAATTGTATTGTATCCGTTTCACCTAATCCCCAGCGCTTTTCTTACTCCTTCTTTTTAGCCGACTGGGAAAGATGGGAGAGGATGGGAATCGTAGAAGACTTGATTATACAAGTATATAGAGATGACTTAAAAGTCTTTACCAACGAACTACAGTATCCGGAAGTGAAAGCTGCACAGCGTCATATTCCCGTTAGCATCGGCATTTTGACGGGCTTAAAACGCAAATATGTATCAATGGATCAGATTGAACAACAAGTACAAAAAGTACGCGATCGCAACTTCGCTGGAGTATCCTTCTTTTTTTACGAAACTTTGTGGAACTTAACTAAAGAACCAACGCAAAAACGTCAATCTGGCTTTCAAAAACTCTTTCCTACATCAACAGCATACCCAAACTTGCTTGTGGGGTGGAAGCCGTAA
- a CDS encoding site-2 protease family protein — MFTTSETPIVAAIVLVAFGILSWGFYRARPYGKLGILAWLQSVVLIAPWLLFFGLFATGVYINIVGILFLLVFSAGIYIYLGRQLRQLGQDELLRQRATEKLAAAETSAAQEVKQPTGTVQLQPEIVPIPEEDLNVIKSVFGIDTFFATETIAYQEGAIFKGNLRGEAEVVYKRLTEILQERLGDKYRLFLVENTDGKPVVIVLPSRNDPRPMTLAQKVFAVILLVATIATSLEAAGILLNFDFVANPGRFAEVLPIAAGIITILVAHEIGHWVFARRHQVRLSWPYFLPAVQIGSFGAITRFESQIPNRKVLFDIALAGPAAGGIVSLLMLVAGLLLSHSGSMFQLPNEFFQGSILVGSLARVVLGSALQSQIVDVHPLVIIGWLGLVITALNLMPAGQLDGGRIVQAIYGRKTAGRTTFATLILLGLVALGNPLAMYWVIVILFLQRGLERPSLNEITEPDDARAALGLLALFLMIATLLPLTPGLAGRLGIGG; from the coding sequence ATGTTTACTACGTCAGAAACTCCTATAGTTGCGGCTATCGTGCTGGTCGCTTTTGGTATTTTAAGTTGGGGCTTTTATCGTGCCAGACCTTATGGCAAGTTGGGAATCTTAGCCTGGTTACAGTCAGTGGTATTGATAGCTCCCTGGCTGCTGTTCTTTGGCTTGTTTGCCACGGGAGTGTACATCAATATAGTTGGTATACTCTTTTTGTTAGTGTTTTCGGCTGGAATATATATTTATCTGGGCAGACAGCTGCGCCAGCTTGGACAAGATGAACTGCTAAGACAAAGGGCTACTGAGAAGCTAGCCGCAGCAGAAACTAGTGCCGCACAAGAAGTAAAACAGCCAACAGGAACAGTACAGCTACAGCCTGAGATTGTACCAATTCCTGAAGAGGACTTAAACGTTATTAAAAGTGTTTTCGGCATTGACACTTTTTTTGCCACAGAAACCATTGCCTACCAAGAAGGAGCCATTTTTAAAGGAAATCTACGCGGTGAAGCAGAAGTTGTTTACAAACGACTGACAGAAATTTTGCAGGAGCGTTTAGGTGATAAATATCGCTTATTTTTAGTGGAAAATACGGATGGGAAACCTGTGGTAATTGTTTTGCCCAGCCGCAATGATCCTCGTCCGATGACCTTAGCCCAAAAAGTTTTTGCGGTTATTCTTTTGGTAGCAACCATTGCTACAAGTTTAGAAGCTGCGGGAATACTACTGAATTTTGATTTTGTTGCCAATCCAGGCAGATTCGCCGAAGTTTTACCAATTGCTGCTGGGATAATAACAATTTTGGTAGCTCACGAAATCGGACATTGGGTATTTGCTCGTCGCCACCAAGTTCGCCTCAGTTGGCCGTACTTTCTCCCCGCCGTGCAAATTGGCTCTTTTGGTGCGATTACTCGGTTTGAGTCTCAAATACCCAACCGTAAGGTATTATTTGATATTGCCTTAGCAGGGCCAGCTGCTGGAGGAATTGTTTCTTTGTTGATGCTAGTAGCTGGATTACTACTTTCCCACTCAGGTAGTATGTTTCAATTACCAAATGAATTTTTCCAAGGTTCAATTTTGGTAGGAAGCTTGGCGCGAGTTGTCCTCGGTTCGGCTTTACAGTCACAAATAGTGGATGTGCATCCATTAGTGATTATTGGTTGGCTGGGGTTGGTAATCACAGCTTTAAACTTGATGCCCGCAGGACAACTGGATGGTGGGCGTATTGTCCAAGCAATTTATGGGCGCAAAACCGCAGGAAGAACTACATTCGCCACATTAATTTTGTTGGGATTAGTCGCTCTTGGCAATCCTTTGGCGATGTATTGGGTGATTGTAATTTTGTTTTTGCAACGTGGCTTAGAACGCCCCAGCTTAAATGAAATTACTGAACCAGATGATGCCCGCGCTGCTTTAGGTCTTTTGGCTTTATTCTTGATGATTGCCACTCTCCTACCCTTGACCCCAGGTTTGGCTGGAAGGTTGGGAATTGGAGGCTAA
- a CDS encoding plasmid stabilization system protein has translation MKNLVWSTGFVRKFKRLTKKNPQLRFQIEKALQLLVEEPFDSSLRTHKLKGDLEGVWSCSID, from the coding sequence GTGAAAAATTTAGTTTGGAGTACAGGTTTTGTACGTAAATTCAAACGTTTGACGAAGAAAAATCCACAATTGCGCTTCCAAATTGAAAAAGCATTACAATTGTTAGTCGAAGAACCTTTCGATTCAAGCTTGCGTACTCATAAATTAAAGGGTGATTTAGAAGGAGTATGGTCTTGCTCGATAGATTAA
- a CDS encoding B12-binding domain-containing radical SAM protein, producing MRILLVYPIFPKTFWSYEKILALVNRKVLLPPLGLVTVAAILPQEWEFKLVDRNVRSVTDEEWAWADIVIFSAMIVQKQDLLDQIREAKKRGKLVAVGGPYPTSMPDEPKAAGADFLILDEGEITLPMFVEAVQRGETSGTFHATEKPDVTTTPIPRFDLLDFDAYDMMSIQFSRGCPFQCEFCDIIVLYGRKPRTKTPAQLLAELDYLYELGWRRGVFMVDDNFIGNKRNVKLLLKELKVWMQQHNYPFRFDTEASVDLAQDPELMELMVESGFAAVFLGIETPDEDSLQLTKKFQNTRSSLVEAVQSIIKAGLRPMAGFIIGFDGEKAGAGDRIVRFAEQAAIPSTTFAMLQALPNTALWHRLNKEGRLRDGKDGNINQTTLMNFIPTRPLEEIAREYVEAFCSLYDPVRYLDRTYRCFLMMGTPKWKAPFKMPDWVVVKALFIVIWRQGIKRETRWKFWHNLFSIIKHNPGVAEHYLAVCAHNEHFLEYRQIVREQIESQLVEYLAQGSEKPYVSEQEKAKVYAS from the coding sequence ATGCGGATTTTACTCGTCTATCCTATATTTCCCAAAACCTTTTGGTCATACGAAAAAATCTTAGCATTAGTAAATCGCAAAGTTTTGCTGCCACCCTTGGGTTTAGTGACAGTAGCGGCGATTTTACCCCAGGAATGGGAATTTAAGCTTGTTGATCGCAATGTTCGCTCAGTGACAGACGAAGAATGGGCATGGGCAGATATAGTTATTTTCTCGGCGATGATCGTGCAAAAGCAAGATTTGCTCGACCAAATTCGGGAAGCGAAAAAACGTGGTAAGTTAGTTGCTGTGGGTGGCCCCTATCCGACTTCTATGCCTGATGAACCAAAGGCAGCAGGGGCAGATTTTCTCATTCTCGATGAAGGGGAAATCACCCTACCAATGTTTGTTGAAGCAGTTCAACGAGGTGAAACATCTGGAACTTTCCACGCCACCGAAAAACCAGATGTGACAACAACTCCGATTCCTCGCTTTGATTTGCTAGACTTTGATGCCTACGATATGATGTCAATTCAATTTTCGCGGGGTTGTCCTTTCCAGTGCGAATTTTGTGACATCATTGTTTTATATGGTCGCAAACCTCGTACCAAAACTCCTGCACAACTTTTAGCAGAGTTAGATTATCTCTACGAGTTGGGTTGGCGGCGTGGTGTCTTCATGGTGGATGACAATTTTATCGGCAACAAACGCAATGTTAAGTTGTTGCTCAAAGAATTAAAAGTCTGGATGCAACAACACAATTATCCTTTCCGATTTGACACCGAAGCTTCTGTGGATTTAGCACAAGATCCAGAATTGATGGAGTTGATGGTTGAGTCTGGTTTTGCGGCGGTGTTTTTGGGAATTGAAACACCAGATGAAGATAGTCTGCAACTTACGAAGAAGTTCCAAAATACGCGCAGCTCCCTTGTGGAAGCAGTACAATCCATCATCAAAGCAGGTTTGCGCCCAATGGCAGGATTTATTATTGGCTTTGATGGTGAAAAAGCAGGTGCAGGCGATCGCATTGTCCGTTTTGCCGAACAAGCAGCAATTCCCTCGACTACCTTCGCTATGTTGCAAGCGCTACCAAATACAGCACTGTGGCATCGCCTTAATAAAGAAGGAAGACTCAGGGATGGTAAAGACGGCAATATCAATCAAACTACTTTGATGAACTTTATCCCCACTCGCCCTCTAGAAGAAATTGCTAGAGAATATGTGGAGGCTTTTTGTAGTTTATACGATCCAGTACGTTACTTAGATCGTACTTATCGCTGTTTTCTAATGATGGGTACGCCGAAGTGGAAAGCACCCTTTAAAATGCCAGATTGGGTAGTTGTCAAAGCGCTGTTCATTGTCATTTGGCGACAAGGAATTAAACGAGAAACAAGATGGAAATTCTGGCATAACTTATTTAGTATCATCAAACATAATCCAGGAGTTGCCGAGCATTACCTCGCTGTCTGCGCCCATAATGAACATTTTCTAGAGTATCGGCAAATTGTCCGCGAGCAAATTGAATCCCAGCTAGTGGAATATCTCGCTCAAGGTTCTGAAAAGCCCTATGTATCAGAGCAGGAGAAAGCAAAAGTTTATGCTAGTTAA
- the petN gene encoding cytochrome b6-f complex subunit PetN, whose product MAILTLGWVSLLVVFTWSIAMVVWGRNGL is encoded by the coding sequence ATGGCGATTCTGACACTAGGATGGGTTTCACTGTTGGTAGTTTTTACCTGGTCAATTGCAATGGTAGTTTGGGGACGCAACGGATTGTAG